The following are encoded together in the Leuconostoc mesenteroides subsp. mesenteroides ATCC 8293 genome:
- the rsmD gene encoding 16S rRNA (guanine(966)-N(2))-methyltransferase RsmD, giving the protein MRVVSGRFRGTRLEAVNGDKTRPTTDKVKEAMFSMLMPYLDGGDVLDLYAGTGGLSIEAVSRGMMHATLVDRQFQAIKIIQENIEKTHHADEFTVLKSPAQQALLNFVANSKKFDLIFLDPPYAKETIAADMSFMAENGLLNSGAIILAESNDEANLPNESDDFSIIQQKHYGITVVTIYQYEG; this is encoded by the coding sequence ATGCGGGTAGTATCAGGAAGATTTCGAGGAACACGCCTTGAAGCAGTCAATGGCGACAAAACACGTCCAACGACGGATAAAGTGAAAGAAGCCATGTTTAGCATGTTAATGCCGTATTTAGACGGCGGGGATGTACTTGATTTATATGCAGGTACAGGAGGCCTGAGCATTGAAGCTGTTTCAAGAGGTATGATGCATGCTACGTTAGTAGATCGCCAATTCCAAGCAATTAAGATCATTCAAGAGAATATTGAGAAGACACACCATGCTGATGAGTTTACGGTCCTAAAGTCGCCAGCGCAACAAGCTTTGCTTAATTTTGTAGCCAATTCAAAAAAATTTGATTTGATTTTTTTGGATCCACCATATGCTAAAGAAACCATTGCTGCAGATATGTCGTTTATGGCAGAAAATGGGTTATTAAACTCGGGTGCTATTATATTGGCTGAAAGCAACGATGAGGCAAATTTACCGAATGAAAGTGATGATTTCTCAATCATTCAACAGAAACATTATGGTATAACCGTAGTGACGATATATCAATATGAGGGCTAA
- a CDS encoding YlbG family protein, with translation MTFQIQPRRAIYIYINNIRHAQQLKKFGQITYISRKMMFVGLYVNDENVEQLVEKIKQYKFVKKVVMSPRPEINPDLDNLHDDIFFENYDEGGNTN, from the coding sequence ATGACATTTCAAATACAACCACGCCGTGCAATTTATATCTATATCAATAATATAAGGCATGCACAACAGCTTAAGAAGTTTGGTCAAATTACTTACATATCTCGCAAGATGATGTTTGTGGGTTTATATGTGAATGATGAAAATGTTGAACAATTAGTTGAAAAAATTAAGCAATACAAGTTTGTAAAAAAAGTCGTCATGTCGCCACGTCCGGAAATTAATCCTGATTTAGACAATTTGCATGATGATATTTTCTTTGAAAATTATGATGAAGGAGGAAATACAAACTAA
- a CDS encoding FtsW/RodA/SpoVE family cell cycle protein, with amino-acid sequence MFKKIRKLDYWIAVPFAILSALGVVMVFSASLTNSAMLNFYKQLLFVFIGWIGAFTLFHFNINNWRNEKWIKVMMFGIIGLLIIARIMPAVNGAHGWIPLGIITLQPAEFLKLVLILYFADFFAKHPWQPHVKLPQQPISQINAWFLPFSSLFLLFIMPDNGNMIIAAIIMLTIVLAAGVSKKITVAWFAIAGIGFGLLQPIINLIDKVFHLTGSTHYGILRLINFVNPWADPDQSRQLLYGYYAIAHGGMFGVGLGNSLIKPYLPESNTDFIMAVMTEELGAVVTVIVLILLLIIITRLIILGIRQKRQYQRLVMYGVATLLFIQAFVNLGGVIGVLPITGVVFPFISGGGSSYIAFSAAIGLTLNIAAQQKKKPVIHPNDTVARKDYR; translated from the coding sequence ATGTTTAAAAAAATCAGAAAATTAGATTATTGGATTGCGGTACCATTTGCCATACTCAGTGCGTTGGGTGTGGTAATGGTTTTTTCGGCGAGCTTAACGAATTCAGCAATGCTAAACTTTTACAAACAACTTCTTTTTGTTTTTATTGGTTGGATTGGTGCGTTTACTTTATTTCATTTTAATATTAACAATTGGCGCAATGAAAAATGGATAAAGGTGATGATGTTTGGTATAATTGGGCTTTTAATTATTGCCAGAATAATGCCAGCAGTTAATGGCGCTCACGGTTGGATTCCACTGGGGATTATTACTTTGCAGCCGGCTGAGTTTTTAAAATTAGTTTTGATATTATACTTTGCTGATTTTTTTGCTAAACATCCATGGCAACCACACGTTAAATTACCACAACAGCCAATTAGCCAAATCAATGCTTGGTTTTTACCTTTTTCATCTCTATTTTTATTATTTATTATGCCAGATAATGGTAATATGATTATTGCCGCCATCATTATGCTAACCATTGTACTTGCAGCTGGGGTGTCTAAAAAGATTACCGTTGCCTGGTTTGCTATCGCTGGCATTGGCTTTGGACTTTTACAGCCAATCATTAATTTGATCGATAAAGTATTTCATCTGACCGGTAGTACGCATTATGGTATTTTAAGATTAATTAATTTTGTTAATCCTTGGGCTGACCCAGATCAAAGCCGTCAACTACTATACGGTTATTACGCCATAGCTCATGGTGGCATGTTTGGTGTTGGTTTAGGAAATTCTCTCATAAAGCCATATCTACCTGAATCAAATACGGATTTTATTATGGCAGTAATGACAGAGGAACTAGGGGCAGTAGTGACTGTAATTGTGTTAATTTTACTATTAATAATCATTACGCGCCTGATTATTTTGGGCATTAGACAAAAACGTCAATATCAACGATTAGTCATGTATGGTGTAGCTACCTTATTATTTATCCAAGCTTTTGTTAATTTAGGTGGCGTTATTGGTGTGTTACCAATAACGGGTGTTGTTTTTCCATTTATTTCTGGTGGTGGATCATCATATATAGCCTTTAGCGCTGCCATTGGTCTAACGTTGAATATTGCTGCGCAACAGAAGAAAAAACCAGTCATTCATCCAAATGATACAGTGGCCAGAAAGGATTATCGATGA
- the coaD gene encoding pantetheine-phosphate adenylyltransferase gives MSIAVFPGSFDPLTNGHLDIIKRASGIFEKVIVGVGNNTSKAALFTPQEKMTLISTVVKDLPNVEVAIMKGLTVQFMNEVGAKYIVRGLRNGKDFEYERDIAGMNSALADVETVLLLAKPKNQNISSSMVKEIGSMGADNMVKFVPKAIVEALKERLNAQKK, from the coding sequence ATGAGTATAGCAGTATTTCCTGGTAGTTTTGATCCGTTAACCAACGGTCATTTAGACATTATTAAACGTGCTAGTGGTATATTTGAAAAAGTAATCGTAGGTGTTGGTAATAATACAAGCAAAGCGGCACTGTTCACACCACAAGAAAAAATGACATTAATTAGTACTGTCGTTAAAGATTTGCCAAATGTTGAGGTAGCAATCATGAAGGGACTAACAGTTCAATTCATGAACGAAGTTGGTGCTAAGTATATCGTTCGAGGGCTTCGAAATGGTAAAGATTTCGAGTATGAACGTGATATTGCCGGAATGAACAGTGCTCTGGCAGATGTTGAGACCGTTTTACTACTTGCAAAACCGAAAAATCAAAATATTTCCAGTTCCATGGTCAAAGAAATTGGTAGTATGGGTGCTGATAATATGGTAAAGTTTGTCCCAAAGGCCATTGTTGAAGCATTAAAGGAGCGACTGAATGCGCAAAAAAAGTAA
- a CDS encoding SepM family pheromone-processing serine protease, translating into MRKKSKIVLAVASLLVIVGIVVGVWPLNGYIESPGEADDLAQFVKIDGKKDTSKGQYRITSVYLSQANGFKYLQTKINPHLSYATAKEVTGGQSSATFSKVQDFYMQSAIANAEQVAFKKANKPITTKYRGIYVLSVSSKSHFKKSIKVGDTITAIDGHHYENSDSFIKYLANKSKGTKVTVDYTRDGKNGQATGDTIKLAGTKTAEYPNGRAGIGIVLTDNVAVTTTPKVSVNAGQIGGPSGGLMFTIQIYDQLTGDLLAKGRNISGTGTMSADGYVGEIGGIDKKIMAAKAAGSTVFFAPYVKPSKELLKYEEQHKTNYMLARDTAKKYAPKLKVIPVQTFDDVINYLQTGKVIKTTDSVK; encoded by the coding sequence ATGCGCAAAAAAAGTAAAATAGTTCTTGCTGTTGCATCCCTTTTAGTAATAGTTGGTATCGTAGTTGGCGTTTGGCCGTTGAACGGTTACATTGAGTCACCTGGTGAAGCAGACGACTTAGCACAGTTTGTTAAAATTGATGGTAAAAAGGATACATCAAAGGGACAATACAGAATTACATCCGTTTATTTGTCCCAAGCGAATGGATTTAAGTATTTACAAACTAAAATTAATCCACACCTGTCGTATGCAACTGCAAAGGAAGTTACTGGTGGACAAAGTTCAGCTACATTTAGTAAAGTACAAGATTTTTATATGCAAAGTGCAATTGCCAATGCTGAGCAGGTCGCCTTTAAAAAAGCGAATAAACCTATTACGACAAAATATCGTGGTATCTACGTACTGAGTGTCTCTTCTAAATCTCATTTCAAAAAGAGTATCAAAGTAGGAGATACCATCACTGCAATCGACGGTCATCACTACGAAAACTCAGATAGCTTTATTAAGTATTTAGCCAATAAATCCAAGGGAACGAAAGTCACTGTCGACTACACCCGGGATGGTAAAAACGGCCAAGCAACTGGTGATACAATTAAGCTCGCTGGGACCAAGACGGCAGAATACCCAAATGGCCGTGCTGGAATAGGTATCGTGCTGACGGATAATGTGGCCGTTACAACAACGCCAAAAGTTAGTGTCAATGCCGGCCAAATTGGTGGACCTTCAGGCGGCTTAATGTTTACCATACAGATTTATGATCAATTGACTGGTGATTTGTTAGCTAAGGGACGTAATATTTCTGGTACTGGTACAATGAGTGCTGATGGCTATGTGGGTGAAATTGGTGGTATTGATAAGAAGATTATGGCTGCTAAGGCAGCCGGATCAACAGTATTCTTTGCGCCATATGTAAAGCCAAGCAAAGAGTTACTCAAGTATGAAGAGCAACATAAAACTAACTACATGCTAGCTCGAGATACGGCCAAAAAATATGCACCTAAATTAAAAGTTATTCCTGTGCAAACATTTGATGATGTCATCAATTATTTGCAAACAGGGAAAGTAATTAAGACAACTGACAGTGTGAAATAA
- a CDS encoding helix-hairpin-helix domain-containing protein: MSDMLEIVKEKYYEYKIWIFIILFILAAITYCAYSHQTKEVPQTSLSSSIASTSDVKKSESDDKNSSIVMVDVKGAVKKPGVYNITSFARVQTAIAQAGGTLEEADMQQVNLAQKLTDGQIVYVPMRGETSSAPVNNGSTSAVTTTDNEVINLNTATVVELQTLDGIGVKKAEQIIAYREEHGGFKSIEEIKQISGIGEKRFEALKDKVTV; the protein is encoded by the coding sequence ATGTCAGACATGTTAGAAATTGTAAAAGAAAAATACTATGAGTATAAAATTTGGATATTCATCATTTTATTTATTCTCGCTGCTATTACTTATTGTGCATATTCTCATCAGACCAAAGAAGTACCGCAGACATCATTATCTTCTTCAATAGCAAGTACAAGTGATGTAAAGAAATCTGAATCTGACGACAAAAATAGCTCAATCGTAATGGTTGATGTTAAGGGCGCTGTCAAAAAGCCTGGGGTCTACAACATTACTAGTTTTGCACGTGTACAAACAGCCATTGCACAGGCTGGTGGAACCCTAGAAGAAGCAGATATGCAGCAAGTTAATTTAGCCCAAAAATTGACGGACGGACAAATTGTGTACGTTCCTATGAGAGGAGAGACATCTTCTGCTCCTGTAAACAACGGTAGTACGTCAGCAGTGACTACGACAGATAATGAAGTTATTAATTTGAATACCGCTACGGTAGTGGAATTACAAACATTAGATGGAATTGGTGTCAAGAAAGCGGAACAAATCATTGCATATCGTGAAGAACACGGTGGATTTAAATCTATTGAGGAAATTAAACAGATTTCCGGTATCGGTGAAAAAAGATTTGAAGCTTTGAAAGATAAAGTGACTGTTTAA
- the dinB gene encoding DNA polymerase IV, which yields MPEFLIAADNRRIIHVDLDAFYAQIEMRDHPELRDLPLIISRDPIESNGRGVVATANYAARKLGVHSAMSAAEAKRLAPDAFFMRPDFQKYKMISQQIHHIFHQYTDKIEPIAFDEAYLDLTDSVLTGATLAAKIRHQILKETQLTSSIGVSYNKLLAKLASEFNKPNGVTVITKDNALDFLARLPISSFRGVGKKTQEKFAMLGVENGAQLRMIPQETLRAQFGKMGEHLFWQARGVHFGEVQWHRQRQSVGKEETFDQFVQTRDEVNLEFKKLAVEIVKIMKNKKLVGRTLNIKIRDSEFNTITRSVTQSVPFKLEAGSIVFVAQTIFDENMNAVFSIRLLGISLSNLQSSGFEEITLF from the coding sequence ATGCCAGAATTTCTTATCGCAGCAGACAATAGAAGAATTATTCACGTTGATTTAGATGCCTTTTATGCCCAAATTGAAATGCGTGATCATCCTGAGTTGCGTGATCTGCCATTGATCATTTCGCGTGATCCTATTGAGTCAAACGGACGTGGTGTTGTTGCGACTGCTAATTATGCCGCCAGAAAATTAGGAGTGCATTCAGCAATGAGCGCTGCCGAGGCCAAAAGATTAGCGCCAGATGCATTTTTCATGCGACCTGATTTTCAGAAATATAAGATGATATCTCAGCAAATTCATCATATTTTTCATCAGTATACTGATAAAATTGAACCTATTGCATTTGATGAGGCATACTTAGATTTAACAGATAGCGTACTCACGGGAGCGACATTAGCGGCAAAAATTCGTCACCAAATTCTAAAAGAAACGCAGTTAACCAGTTCAATTGGTGTTTCGTACAATAAATTGTTGGCGAAGTTAGCATCAGAATTCAATAAGCCAAATGGCGTTACTGTAATAACAAAAGATAATGCATTAGATTTCTTGGCAAGATTACCAATTTCCTCTTTTCGAGGAGTTGGGAAAAAAACACAAGAAAAATTTGCAATGCTGGGTGTTGAGAATGGCGCACAATTGCGCATGATACCTCAAGAAACGTTACGAGCTCAATTTGGAAAAATGGGTGAACATTTGTTTTGGCAGGCTAGAGGTGTTCATTTTGGCGAAGTTCAATGGCATCGTCAAAGACAATCCGTAGGAAAAGAAGAAACCTTTGATCAATTTGTACAAACAAGAGATGAAGTTAATCTAGAATTCAAAAAATTGGCTGTGGAAATTGTTAAAATCATGAAAAATAAGAAATTAGTAGGACGTACGCTAAATATAAAAATTCGTGACAGCGAATTTAATACTATCACACGTTCTGTAACTCAAAGTGTGCCTTTCAAATTAGAAGCTGGGAGTATAGTATTTGTAGCGCAGACAATATTTGATGAGAATATGAATGCAGTTTTTTCTATTCGTTTATTGGGAATATCACTTAGTAACCTACAGTCTAGCGGATTTGAGGAAATAACGCTGTTTTAA
- the holA gene encoding DNA polymerase III subunit delta, with protein MNLKQLQQQIENNAMANFYIVTGEEETLLSHAKSMFKGLVDQEDRDMNYSQIDLTEQTLDVVINDAMSVPFFGDRRVVVVKNPQFLTATGKVGDRDQELLLKLFDQPVLQNIVVFFANDLKLDKRKKLAKVLLKTAENISLPALNERQAQQAIVQQLDQRSYAIEPEALHELMQRTNAQYTDMKNELPKLITYAEQTKKITLDVVSALVPKTLTANAFDLVDAVIKRRPQEALTLYHDLLQNGEAPLRLNAVLTNQFRLLLQVAGLSGNDQDIGAQLKVHPYRVKLAKEALRSYPPQFVRTGYLGMIDIETQLKSTSQDPELLFERFILKNFQ; from the coding sequence ATGAACCTAAAACAACTACAACAGCAAATTGAAAATAATGCCATGGCAAACTTTTATATCGTGACAGGAGAAGAAGAAACATTGCTAAGCCACGCAAAATCAATGTTTAAGGGATTAGTTGATCAAGAAGATCGTGACATGAATTATTCCCAGATTGATTTAACCGAACAGACATTGGATGTAGTAATTAATGATGCTATGTCCGTGCCTTTTTTCGGTGATCGTCGTGTTGTTGTGGTCAAAAATCCACAATTTTTGACTGCTACAGGAAAAGTTGGGGATCGTGATCAAGAATTATTATTAAAATTATTTGATCAGCCAGTATTACAAAATATTGTTGTTTTTTTTGCCAATGACTTAAAATTAGACAAGCGTAAAAAATTAGCAAAAGTCCTTCTGAAAACGGCTGAAAATATTTCTTTACCAGCTCTTAACGAGCGCCAGGCGCAACAGGCTATCGTTCAACAACTAGATCAGCGCTCGTATGCCATAGAACCAGAAGCACTTCATGAATTAATGCAGCGTACTAATGCCCAGTACACAGATATGAAAAACGAATTGCCTAAACTAATAACCTATGCGGAACAGACAAAAAAAATAACACTAGACGTAGTATCGGCATTAGTTCCCAAGACACTGACAGCTAATGCGTTTGATTTGGTAGACGCAGTTATTAAACGACGACCTCAAGAAGCACTAACCCTTTATCATGATCTTTTACAGAATGGCGAAGCCCCGTTGCGATTAAATGCTGTTTTAACTAATCAATTTAGATTACTTTTGCAGGTTGCAGGGTTGTCTGGGAATGACCAAGACATTGGGGCGCAACTCAAGGTTCATCCTTATCGAGTAAAATTAGCCAAAGAAGCATTAAGGTCTTATCCACCACAGTTTGTACGAACAGGGTATCTAGGTATGATTGATATCGAAACACAATTGAAATCCACATCTCAAGATCCAGAACTTTTATTTGAGCGGTTTATTTTAAAAAATTTTCAGTAA
- a CDS encoding DNA internalization-related competence protein ComEC/Rec2 — protein MARILMFASLLIASLTGIIYYSCAVTWFLFTFMVVLCSWQRQIDFLFKILLLTLPFMVYFIYNSHCLQQQVNQKNDKQHHVRGIIFPDDIQIDGANLKATAQLDNHEKVKLYWLFPDEKIKNMWLENNKVICFQAEAELTRIPGPTNFNQFDSQKFYLTKSITHQINIKSWYTEVAKPSTLLQKIRYQLHEWHSVGIHNAERLPSPLSANAEALILGTTPQSLYEDNPGVQTLGLIHLFSVSGFHVTFLMTLLMQISRRIWFPKEYTILVLSIILIAYFIFAGEPDVLIRSIISGELILLKDLTNKKIKAQVIWSLSLLFSLAMVPQILLTLGGQLSFALTFCLTFAQRLTFWQTNILMSLVSFPLIIQQQYTWHILQTFINFAAIPIFGTVIVPLVMIGFFGQYIPFLTYITNLIIRYFAYMVDLCATLPGNFVVGKIPNALAAILLFLALGMFAREAKIKHISRISWLVSFSVAMIFVHLPYHGEFATFDIGQGDAAVIREPYNKTITLIDTGGKVTFGEQPAWQKQKYFRTNGETVIVNYLHSRGISKIDNLVLSHHDQDHIGNAKVILTKMNVKNVIIPAGMMQQSSFKTEIKPYLRSAQVTEVTNNIQVSKLPLQIVHPFKSGQAKNEDCIALFGHIGGKNIFTAGDLDQSGEKQIANFLPDMHVDILKFGHHGSKTSTNPEVINKWHPEIGIISAGRNNRYNHPNKETLETAQNNKMTVFNTQINGMMCYEYSGLNGHFKVKIPHEPKTTTTAN, from the coding sequence ATGGCGCGGATTTTAATGTTTGCTAGTTTGTTGATAGCAAGTTTAACTGGCATTATCTATTATTCATGTGCAGTTACTTGGTTCCTTTTTACTTTTATGGTCGTATTGTGTTCTTGGCAACGGCAAATTGATTTTTTGTTCAAAATCTTACTGCTGACACTACCTTTTATGGTTTATTTTATTTACAATTCGCATTGTTTACAGCAACAAGTCAATCAAAAAAATGATAAGCAACATCATGTAAGAGGTATTATTTTTCCAGATGATATTCAAATTGATGGAGCAAATCTCAAGGCAACGGCTCAGTTAGATAACCATGAGAAAGTCAAATTGTATTGGCTTTTTCCAGATGAAAAGATAAAAAACATGTGGCTTGAAAACAATAAAGTCATTTGTTTTCAAGCAGAAGCTGAATTAACGCGTATACCTGGGCCAACTAATTTCAATCAATTTGACTCTCAAAAATTTTATTTAACAAAGTCAATCACACATCAAATCAATATCAAATCATGGTATACGGAGGTAGCCAAACCGTCAACTTTACTACAAAAAATTAGATATCAACTCCATGAATGGCATAGCGTCGGTATCCATAATGCCGAGCGGCTTCCTTCTCCGCTTAGTGCAAATGCAGAGGCTTTAATTCTTGGAACGACACCTCAGTCCTTATATGAAGATAATCCAGGAGTACAAACGTTAGGGTTAATTCACTTATTCAGCGTGTCAGGATTTCACGTGACTTTCTTAATGACATTACTGATGCAAATATCAAGAAGGATCTGGTTCCCAAAAGAATATACTATATTGGTGTTGAGTATAATACTGATTGCATATTTTATATTTGCGGGAGAACCCGATGTATTAATTCGTTCTATCATTTCAGGAGAATTAATATTGTTAAAGGATTTAACAAATAAGAAGATAAAAGCTCAGGTTATCTGGTCGTTGAGTCTGTTGTTTAGTTTAGCTATGGTGCCGCAAATTTTATTGACGCTAGGAGGACAACTGTCATTTGCCTTAACCTTTTGCTTGACATTTGCACAGAGACTAACATTTTGGCAAACTAACATTTTGATGAGCTTAGTTAGTTTTCCGCTTATTATTCAACAACAATATACATGGCACATTCTGCAAACATTTATCAATTTTGCTGCAATTCCTATTTTTGGTACAGTAATTGTTCCTTTGGTTATGATAGGTTTTTTTGGTCAATATATTCCATTTTTAACATATATAACAAACCTAATCATCCGGTATTTTGCTTATATGGTAGATTTATGTGCAACGTTACCAGGAAATTTTGTGGTTGGTAAAATACCTAACGCACTAGCTGCAATACTTTTGTTTTTGGCTTTAGGGATGTTTGCGCGTGAAGCCAAAATTAAGCATATCTCGAGAATATCGTGGCTTGTTTCCTTTAGTGTAGCCATGATTTTCGTACATCTCCCATATCATGGCGAATTTGCAACTTTTGATATAGGACAAGGGGATGCAGCAGTGATTCGTGAACCGTACAATAAAACAATTACGTTAATAGATACTGGAGGAAAAGTAACGTTTGGCGAACAGCCAGCATGGCAAAAACAGAAGTACTTCCGTACCAATGGCGAGACGGTAATTGTTAATTATTTACATAGCCGGGGGATTAGTAAGATTGATAACTTGGTCTTATCACATCATGATCAAGACCATATCGGTAATGCTAAAGTCATATTAACAAAAATGAATGTTAAAAATGTTATTATTCCAGCTGGAATGATGCAACAATCGTCGTTTAAAACCGAAATTAAACCATATCTTAGGTCAGCACAAGTAACAGAAGTTACCAATAATATTCAAGTATCGAAACTACCGCTTCAAATAGTTCATCCGTTTAAAAGTGGTCAAGCAAAAAATGAGGATTGTATCGCGTTATTTGGCCATATTGGAGGGAAAAATATTTTCACTGCTGGTGATTTAGACCAATCTGGAGAAAAACAGATTGCAAATTTCTTGCCAGATATGCATGTTGACATCTTAAAGTTTGGTCACCATGGTTCAAAAACATCGACAAATCCTGAAGTTATCAATAAATGGCATCCTGAAATTGGCATAATATCTGCCGGACGAAACAATCGCTATAACCATCCAAATAAAGAAACGCTTGAAACAGCTCAGAATAATAAAATGACTGTCTTTAATACACAAATAAATGGTATGATGTGTTATGAATATTCAGGATTAAACGGACATTTTAAGGTAAAAATACCCCATGAACCTAAAACAACTACAACAGCAAATTGA
- a CDS encoding DHH family phosphoesterase, with protein MSVIEEQILEQIKRYDTIIIHRHQRPDPDAFGSQLGLKEILKASFPEKKIYAVGKEVQGLSWMNEDDNFMDVIPDAAYNKALVIVTDTANAPRVDDQRWPDGLEVIKIDHHPNDEPYGDWQWVKDGHSATSTMIFEFYEKLKGQGLVMTKKAARLLYIGIIGDTGRFMYSIDSETFRVVSELFKYDFDYQEIHHAMATISENAAKLSGYVLQNLSILPSGFAYVILTKELLKQFDLKDAGTAFVVPLPSKIDCVKSWAIFEEQDEGNYRVRLRSRTIAINKIANQFEGGGHPMASGAWAQDQGDIDRLINIVDSALSEKQDAEKED; from the coding sequence ATGTCAGTAATCGAAGAACAAATATTAGAACAGATCAAGCGTTACGATACAATAATTATTCATCGGCATCAACGGCCTGACCCAGACGCTTTTGGTTCACAGTTGGGTTTGAAAGAGATATTAAAAGCAAGTTTTCCAGAAAAAAAGATATATGCTGTAGGCAAAGAAGTTCAAGGATTATCATGGATGAATGAAGATGACAATTTCATGGATGTTATACCCGATGCTGCTTACAATAAGGCTCTTGTTATTGTAACTGATACAGCCAATGCACCGCGTGTAGATGACCAACGCTGGCCAGATGGTTTAGAAGTTATTAAAATAGATCATCATCCAAATGATGAACCATACGGGGATTGGCAATGGGTTAAAGATGGTCACTCCGCTACAAGCACAATGATTTTTGAGTTTTATGAAAAACTTAAGGGTCAAGGATTGGTGATGACCAAAAAAGCAGCGCGCCTATTATATATTGGTATTATTGGAGACACGGGTCGATTTATGTATAGTATCGATTCAGAAACGTTCCGTGTGGTGTCAGAACTGTTTAAGTATGATTTTGATTATCAAGAAATTCATCATGCGATGGCAACCATTTCGGAAAACGCAGCCAAATTGTCAGGCTATGTTTTGCAAAACTTAAGCATACTGCCATCGGGATTTGCTTATGTTATTTTAACTAAAGAATTGTTAAAGCAATTTGACTTGAAAGATGCCGGGACAGCTTTTGTTGTACCATTACCATCAAAGATAGATTGTGTGAAATCATGGGCTATTTTTGAAGAACAAGACGAAGGAAACTATCGTGTCAGACTGCGCTCACGAACAATTGCAATTAATAAGATTGCAAACCAATTTGAGGGTGGCGGTCATCCAATGGCTTCAGGAGCTTGGGCGCAAGATCAAGGTGATATAGATCGCTTAATCAATATAGTTGATAGTGCTCTTAGCGAGAAGCAAGACGCAGAAAAGGAAGATTGA